From a region of the Gossypium raimondii isolate GPD5lz chromosome 10, ASM2569854v1, whole genome shotgun sequence genome:
- the LOC105776821 gene encoding transcription factor TGA2, translating to MPGFDSQLPVTNILCSEGSTIHPFPVSNFGTFDQSVGFRLEDAVNLSGNCAVFDSAKVSRQEVPSDRDLIIGTSDKTPTSFTNYPSTNQVESPRLQLEKGQETNLVSIPSGNTENWGESNMADGSPKTDISTDADTDEKSQRFDRGKSSIVAVSDSSDRSKSNLDQKTLRRLAQNREAARKSRLRKKAYVQQLESSRLKLTQLEQELQRARQQGIFISSSGDQSHSMGGNGAMAFDVEYARWLEEQNRQINELRTAVNSHASDAELRIIVDGVMAHYDEIFRLKSNAAKADVFHLLSGMWKTPAERCFLWLGGFRSSELLKLLVNQLEPLTEQQLVGIGNLQQSSQQAEDALSQGMEALQQSLAETLSTGSLGSSGSSGNVANYMGQMAMAMGKLGTLEGFIRQADNLRQQTLQQMHRILTTRQSARALLAIHDYFSRLRALSSLWLARPRE from the exons ATGCCGGGTTTTGACTCACAATTACCAGTTACCAACATACT TTGCTCAGAGGGAAGCACAATCCATCCATTCCCTGTTTCAAACTTTGGGACATTCGACCAATCTGTTGGATTTCGCCTAGAGGATGCTGTTAACCTGAGTGGAA ACTGCGCTGTGTTTGATTCTGCAAAAGTAAGTCGGCAAGAAGTTCCTTCTGATCGTGACCTTATTATTGGCACTTCAGACAAG ACTCCAACTTCATTTACTAATTATCCGTCCACCAACCAAGTTGAATCTCCGAGGTTGCAGTTAGAAAAAGGTCAAGAAACAAACCTAGTCTCGATACCTAGTGGTAATACAGAAAACTGGGGAGAATCCAATATGGCTGATGGTAGTCCAAAGACTGACATCTCTACAGATGCAGACACTGATGAAAAAAGTCAGAGG TTTGATAGAGGAAAATCTAGTATTGTTGCGGTTTCTGATTCTAGTGACAGATCAAAGAGTAATTTGGATCAAAAG ACACTTCGTAGACTAGCTCAAAATCGTGAAGCTGCAAGAAAAAGCAGATTGAGAAAGAAA GCATATGTGCAACAACTAGAGAGTAGTCGTTTAAAGTTGACACAATTGGAGCAGGAGCTTCAGCGGGCACGGCAGCAG GGTATCTTCATATCAAGCTCTGGAGATCAAAGCCATTCGATGGGTGGAAACG GTGCCATGGCATTTGATGTAGAATATGCACGATGGTTGGAAGAGCAAAACCGACAAATTAATGAGCTGAGAACGGCAGTAAATTCTCATGCAAGCGATGCAGAACTTCGTATTATTGTTGATGGTGTAATGGCTCACTATGATGAAATTTTCAGGTTGAAGAGCAATGCAGCTAAGGCtgatgttttccatttgttgtCAGGCATGTGGAAAACACCTGCCGAGAGGTGTTTCTTATGGCTTGGTGGTTTCCGTTCATCTGAGCTTCTAAAG CTTCTTGTAAATCAATTGGAGCCTTTGACCGAGCAACAGTTGGTGGGGATAGGTAACTTGCAGCAATCCTCCCAACAGGCTGAAGACGCATTATCCCAAGGGATGGAGGCATTGCAGCAATCTCTGGCTGAAACATTGTCGACTGGATCTTTAGGCTCTTCTGGATCATCTGGGAATGTGGCGAACTACATGGGTCAAATGGCCATGGCCATGGGGAAGCTCGGGACTCTTGAGGGGTTTATTCGTCAG GCTGACAACCTACGGCAGCAAACGCTACAACAAATGCACCGGATATTGACAACCCGTCAGTCAGCTCGTGCACTGCTTGCGATACATGATTATTTCTCAAGATTACGGGCTCTTAGTTCCCTCTGGCTTGCCCGACCCCGAGAGTGA
- the LOC105776190 gene encoding DExH-box ATP-dependent RNA helicase DExH12 — MAHLGGGAEAHARFKQYEYRANSSLVLTTDSRPRDTHEPTGEPESLWGKIDPRSFGDRVYKGRPPELDEKLKKSKKKKERDPLAEPVPVRQSKRRRLREESVLTVTEEGVYQPKTKETRAAYEAMLSLIQQQLGGQPLNIVSGAADEILAVLKNEGIKNPDKKKEIEKLLNPIPSQVFDQLVSIGKLITDYQDGGDGAGGAAANGDEGLDDDVGVAVEFEENEDEEEESDLDMVQEDEEDDDDGVENGSGAMQMGGGIDDDDMHEANEGMNLNVQDIDAYWLQRKISQAYDQQIDPQQCQKLAEEVLKILAEGDDREVETKLLVHLQFDKFSLIKYLLRNRLKVVWCTRLARAEDQEERKKIEEEMMSLGPDLAAILEQLHATRATAKERQKNLEKSIREEARRLKDESGGDGDRERRGYADRDAEGGWLKGQRQLLDLDSLAFEQGGLLMANKKCDLPVGSYRHHSKGYEEVHVPALKAKPLESNERLVKISEMPDWAQPAFKGMQQLNRVQSKVYETALFSADNILLCAPTGAGKTNVAVLTILQQLALNMDADGSINHGNYKIVYVAPMKALVAEVVGNLSHRLEAYGVTVRELSGDQTLTRQQIDETQIIVTTPEKWDIITRKSGDRTYTQLVKLIIIDEIHLLHDNRGPVLESIVARTVRQIETTKEHIRLVGLSATLPNFEDVALFLRVNFEKGLFHFDNSYRPVPLSQQYIGITVKKPLQRFQLMNDICYEKVMAVAGKHQVLIFVHSRKETAKTARAVRDTALANDTLSRFLKEDAASREILQSHTDMVKSNDLKDLLPYGFAIHHAGLARTDRQIVEELFGDGHVQVLVSTATLAWGVNLPAHTVIIKGTQIYSPEKGAWTELSPLDVMQMLGRAGRPQYDSYGEGIIITGHSELQYYLSLMNQQLPIESQFISKLADQLNAEIVLGTVQNAREACNWIGYTYLYIRMLRNPTLYGLPADVLSRDLTLEERRADLIHSAATILDKNNLVKYDRKSGYFQVTDLGRIASYYYITHGTISTYNEHLKPTMGDIELCRLFSLSEEFRYVTVRQDEKMELAKLLDRVPIPIKESLEEPSAKINVLLQAYISQLKLEGLSLTSDMVYITQSAGRLLRALFEIVLKRGWAQLAEKALNLCKMVTKRMWNVQTPLRQFNGIPNEILMKLEKKDLAWDRYYDLSSQEIGELIRYPKMGRTLYRFIHQFPKLNLAAHVQPITRTVLRVELTITPDFQWEDKVHGYVEPFWVIIEDNDGEYILHHEYFLLKKQYIDEDHTLNFTVPIYEPLPPQYFIRVVSDKWLGSQTVLPISFRHLILPEKYPPPTELLDLQPLPVTALRNPSYEALYQDFKHFNPVQTQVFTVLYNTDDNVLVAAPTGSGKTICAEFAILRNHQKGPDSTLRVVYIAPLEAIAKERYRDWERKFGKGLGMRVVELTGELAMDLKLLEKGQVIISTPEKWDALSRRWKQRKFVQQVSLFIVDELHLIGGQGGPVLEVIVSRMRYIASQVEKKIRIVALSTSLANAKDLGEWIGASSHGLFNFPPGVRPVPLEIHIQGVDIANFEARMQAMTKPTFTAIVQHAKGGKPAIVYVPTRKHVRLTAVDLMSYSKVDNEDEPAFRLRSAEELKPFVDKISEETLRTTLEYGVGYLHEGLNSLDQEVVSQLFEAGWIQVCVMSSALCWGVPLSAHLVVVMGTQYYDGRENAHTDYPVTDLLQMMGHASRPLLDNSGKCVILCHAPRKEYYKKFLYEAFPVESHLHHFLHDNFNAEIVATVIENKQDAVDYLTWTFMYRRLTQNPNYYNLQGVSHRHLSDHLSELVENTLNDLEASKCITIEDDMDLSPLNLGMIASYYYISYTTIERFSSSLTSKTKMKGLLEILASASEYANLPIRPGEEEVLRRLINHQRFSFDNPRCTDPHVKANALLQAHFSRQHVGGNLSLDQREVLLFATRLLQAMVDVISSNGWLSLALLAMEVSQMVTQGMWERDSMLLQLPYFTKELAKRCQENPGKNIETIFDLVEMEDDERRELLQMSDLQLLDIAKFCNRFPNIDLSYEVIDSDNVRAGEYVTLQVTLERDLEGKTEVGPVDAPRYPKAKDEGWWLVVGDTNSNQLLAIKRVSLQRKAKVKLEFAAPTEATEKAYTLYFMCDSYLGCDQEYSFTVDVKEAARPGEDSGSE; from the exons ATGGCTCATCTTGGAGGCGGTGCTGAGGCACACGCTCGTTTCAAGCAGTATGAGTATAGGGCGAATTCGAGTTTAGTTCTTACCACTGATTCTCGGCCTCGTGATACTCATGAGCCGACCGGAGAGCCGGAATCTCTCTGGGGAAAGATTGACCCTAGGTCATTTGGTGACCGTGTTTATAAAGGTAGGCCACCGGAGTTAGATGAGAAGCTTAAGAAGtctaagaagaagaaagaacgTGATCCGCTTGCCGAGCCGGTTCCGGTCAGGCAAAGTAAGAGGCGTAGGTTGCGTGAGGAGAGTGTTTTGACTGTTACAGAGGAAGGGGTTTATCAGCCAAAAACGAAGGAGACTAGGGCCGCTTATGAGGCTATGTTGAGTTTGATTCAGCAGCAGTTGGGTGGACAGCCACTTAATATAGTTAGTGGTGCAGCGGATGAGATATTGGCTGTGCTTAAGAACGAGGGGATTAAGAATCCGGATAAGAAGAAGGAGATAGAGAAGTTGTTGAATCCGATTCCGAGTCAGGTTTTTGATCAGCTTGTTTCGATAGGGAAGTTGATTACGGATTATCAAGATGGTGGTGATGGAGCTGGGGGTGCGGCAGCAAATGGGGATGAAGGTCTTGATGATGATGTGGGTGTGGCAGTCGAgtttgaagaaaatgaagatgaggAAGAGGAGAGTGATCTTGACATGGTACAGGAGGATGAGGAGGATGATGATGACGGTGTGGAAAATGGTTCCGGGGCTATGCAGATGGGTGGTggaattgatgatgatgatatgcATGAGGCTAATGAGGGGATGAATTTGAATGTCCAGGACATTGATGCTTATTGGCTTCAAAGGAAAATCTCCCAGGCTTATGATCAACAAATTGACCCGCAACAGTGTCAAAAGCTTGCCGAAGAGGTGCTTAAGATTCTTGCGGAGGGTGATGACAGGGAGGTTGAGACAAAGCTATTGGTGCATCTCCAGTTTGATAAGTTCAGCCTCATCAAATACCTTCTGCGGAATCGGCTGAAGGTTGTCTGGTGCACCCGCTTGGCTAGGGCTGAAGACCAAGAAGAGAGGAAGAAGATTGAGGAGGAAATGATGAGCTTGGGTCCAGATTTGGCTGCAATTCTTGAGCAATTGCATGCCACAAGGGCAACTGCAAAAGAAAGGCAGAAGAACTTGGAGAAAAGTATCAGAGAAGAGGCTCGCCGACTGAAGGATGAGAGTGGTGGAGATGGGGATAGGGAGAGGAGGGGCTATGCTGACAGAGATGCGGAGGGTGGTTGGCTGAAGGGTCAGCGCCAGTTGCTTGATCTGGACAGTCTTGCTTTCGAACAGGGTGGTCTTTTGATGGCGAATAAAAAATGTGATCTTCCTGTGGGTTCCTATAGGCATCATAGCAAGGGGTATGAGGAGGTTCATGTGCCAGCACTGAAGGCGAAACCATTGGAATCGAATGAGAGGCTTGTAAAGATATCTGAGATGCCAGACTGGGCACAACCAGCGTTCAAAGGTATGCAACAGTTGAACAGGGTTCAGAGCAAAGTGTATGAGACTGCCCTTTTCTCAGCAGATAACATCCTACTGTGTGCTCCCACTGGAGCAGGGAAAACTAACGTTGCTGTGCTCACCATATTGCAGCAACTTGCCTTGAATATGGATGCTGATGGTTCAATTAACCATGGCAATTACAAGATTGTCTATGTGGCACCCATGAAAGCTCTAGTTGCTGAAGTTGTTGGTAATCTTTCTCATCGTTTAGAGGCATATGGTGTGACTGTGAGGGAGCTTAGTGGAGACCAAACACTGACTCGCCAACAAATTGATGAGACTCAGATTATCGTGACAACTCCTGAGAAATGGGATATTATTACCAGAAAGTCTGGAGATCGCACATACACACAGCTGGTGaaacttattattattgatGAAATCCATCTTCTTCATGATAATAGAGGGCCTGTGCTTGAAAGTATTGTTGCCAGGACTGTTCGGCAAATTGAAACCACAAAAGAGCACATCAGATTGGTGGGGCTGTCAGCTACACTTCCAAACTTTGAAGATGTAGCATTATTTTTGcgggttaattttgaaaaaggacTGTTCCATTTTGACAATAGCTACAGACCTGTCCCCCTCTCTCAACAATATATTGGGATCACAGTAAAGAAGCCACTGCAGAGGTTCCAGttgatgaatgatatttgtTATGAAAAGGTAATGGCGGTGGCAGGGAAGCATCAAGttcttatttttgttcattCAAGGAAGGAAACTGCTAAAACAGCTCGTGCTGTACGAGACACTGCACTTGCAAATGATACCCTTAGTAGATTCTTGAAAGAGGATGCTGCTAGTCGTGAGATTCTCCAGAGTCACACAGATATGGTTAAAAGCAATGATTTGAAGGATCTGCTACCTTATGGTTTTGCCATCCATCATGCTGGCTTGGCAAGGACTGATCGTCAAATTGTTGAAGAACTCTTTGGAGATGGACATGTACAAGTGTTGGTATCAACTGCGACGCTTGCTTGGGGTGTGAACTTGCCTGCTCATACAGTCATTATTAAAGGGACCCAGATTTATAGCCCAGAAAAAGGAGCATGGACTGAGTTAAGCCCTCTAGATGTGATGCAGATGCTGGGTCGTGCTGGGAGGCCTCAATATGATTCATATGGGGAAGGGATCATCATCACTGGCCACAGTGAACTTCAGTACTACCTTTCATTGATGAATCAGCAACTTCCCATTGAGAGCCAGTTTATTTCCAAACTGGCTGATCAGTTGAATGCAGAGATCGTTCTTGGAACCGTTCAGAATGCAAGAGAAGCCTGCAATTGGATTGGATACACATACTTGTATATTCGCATGTTGCGGAATCCCACACTTTATGGCTTACCGGCTGATGTTCTTTCAAGAGATTTAACTTTGGAGGAGAGGAGGGCTGATTTG ATTCATTCAGCTGCAACTATCTTAGACAAGAATAATTTGGTGAAGTATGACAGAAAAAGTGGGTACTTCCAAGTGACTGATTTGGGTCGCATTGCTAGCTACTATTATATTACTCATGGCACAATCTCTACGTATAATGAGCATTTGAAGCCAACCATGGGGGATATAGAACTTTGCCGACTGTTTTCACTCAGTGAAGAATTCAGGTATGTGACAGTTAGACAAGATGAGAAGATGGAGCTGGCAAAGCTTTTGGACCGTGTTCCCATTCCAATCAAGGAAAGCCTGGAAGAGCCTAGTGCTAAAATCAATGTTTTGCTGCAAGCATATATCTCACAGTTAAAGCTTGAAGGCCTTTCATTGACATCTGACATGGTGTACATAACTCAGAGTGCAGGACGTCTTCTCCGAGCGCTATTTGAGATTGTCTTGAAAAGAGGTTGGGCTCAGTTGGCTGAGAAGGCTTTGAACTTGTGTAAAATGGTTACCAAGAGGATGTGGAATGTTCAAACACCCTTGCGGCAATTCAATGGTATCCCAAATGAAATTCTTATGAAGTTGGAGAAGAAAGATTTGGCCTGGGATAGGTACTATGATCTGTCATCTCAGGAGATCGGAGAACTGATCCGTTACCCCAAAATGGGAAGGACACTTTACAGGTTCATTCACCAGTTCCCAAAGCTAAACCTTGCAGCCCATGTTCAACCAATTACACGAACTGTCTTGAGGGTTGAACTTACAATAACACCAGATTTTCAATGGGAGGATAAGGTTCATGGGTATGTGGAGCCATTTTGGGTGATTATTGAGGATAATGATGGCGAGTATATTCTTCACCATGAGTACTTTTTGCTGAAGAAACAGTATATTGATGAGGACCACACTTTGAACTTCACAGTGCCAATTTATGAACCATTGCCACCTCAATATTTCATTCGTGTTGTCTCAGATAAGTGGCTTGGGTCTCAGACTGTGTTGCCCATCTCTTTCAGGCATCTCATTCTACCAGAGAAGTACCCTCCACCAACTGAGCTGTTGGATTTACAGCCTTTGCCTGTGACTGCATTGAGGAATCCAtcttatgaagctttgtatcaAGATTTTAAGCATTTCAATCCTGTTCAAACCCAGGTCTTTACTGTTCTGTATAATACGGATGACAATGTTCTAGTGGCTGCACCAACAGGGAGTGGGAAGACCATTTGTGCTGAGTTTGCTATATTAAGGAATCATCAAAAAGGACCTGATAGTACCCTGCGAGTAGTGTATATTGCACCTCTTGAGGCTATTGCCAAGGAGCGATACCGTGATTGGGAGAGGAAGTTTGGCAAGGGTCTTGGAATGCGGGTGGTTGAGTTAACTGGGGAATTGGCAATGGACCTTAAGTTGCTTGAGAAAGGTCAAGTAATCATAAGTACTCCAGAGAAATGGGATGCCCTTTCTCGTCGCTGGAAACAGAGGAAGTTTGTTCAGCAGGTTAGCCTTTTCATTGTTGATGAGCTTCATTTGATTGGTGGTCAAGGTGGTCCTGTGTTAGAGGTTATTGTCTCTAGGATGAGATATATTGCTAGTCAGGTTGAAAAGAAGATACGGATTGTGGCTCTCTCAACTTCTCTTGCAAATGCTAAGGACCTTGGAGAATGGATTGGAGCTAGTTCTCACGGCCTCTTTAATTTCCCCCCTGGAGTTCGTCCTGTACCTCTAGAAATACACATTCAAGGGGTGGATATAGCCAATTTTGAAGCAAGGATGCAAGCAATGACTAAACCAACTTTCACTGCCATTGTCCAACATGCCAAAGGTGGGAAGCCAGCTATTGTGTATGTTCCTACAAGGAAGCATGTTAGACTCACTGCTGTGGACCTAATGAGTTACTCCAAAGTGGATAATGAAGATGAGCCAGCTTTTCGTTTGCGATCTGCTGAAGAACTTAAGCCTTTTGTTGACAAAATTAGTGAAGAAACGTTGAGAACCACTCTAGAGTATGGAGTTGGCTACTTGCATGAGGGTTTAAACAGTTTGGATCAAGAAGTTGTTTCACAGCTGTTTGAAGCTGGATGGATTCAAGTTTGTGTTATGAGCAGTGCATTATGTTGGGGAGTTCCATTATCAGCGCACTTGGTGGTTGTGATGGGGACTCAATATTATGATGGGAGGGAAAATGCTCACACAGACTACCCGGTTACAGATTTGTTACAGATGATGGGCCATGCGAGTCGTCCTCTACTTGATAATTCTGGCAAATGTGTCATCCTCTGTCACGCCCCTCGTAAAGAGTATTACAAGAAGTTCTTGTATGAAGCATTCCCTGTTGAGAGCCATTTGCACCATTTTCTACATGATAACTTCAATGCTGAAATTGTTGCTACAGTTATTGAGAACAAGCAAGATGCTGTGGATTATCTTACTTGGACTTTCATGTATAGGAGGCTCACCCAAAATCCAAATTACTACAATCTCCAGGGTGTAAGTCACAGGCATCTCTCTGATCACCTTTCTGAGCTCGTTGAGAACACATTAAATGATCTGGAAGCAAGTAAATGTATCACTATAGAAGATGACATGGATCTTTCTCCTTTGAATCTTGGCATGATAGCCTCTTATTATTACATCAGTTACACTACCATTGAGCGTTTCAGTTCTTCCTTGACTTCCAAGACGAAGATGAAGGGTCTTCTGGAGATTCTGGCCTCAGCTTCTGAGTATGCTAATCTTCCCATACGACCTGGGGAAGAGGAGGTTCTTAGAAGATTAATTAATCACCAGAGGTTTTCCTTTGACAATCCAAGGTGCACAGATCCACATGTCAAAGCAAATGCCCTACTTCAGGCCCACTTCTCTCGGCAGCATGTGGGTGGGAACCTATCACTAGACCAGCGAGAGGTGCTCTTGTTTGCTACTAGGCTACTTCAAGCCATGGTTGATGTTATTTCGAGCAATGGTTGGTTGAGCCTTGCTCTTCTTGCAATGGAGGTGAGCCAAATGGTGACACAAGGAATGTGGGAGCGAGACTCTATGCTTCTACAGCTCCCATACTTCACTAAGGAATTAGCCAAGAGATGCCAAGAGAACCCTGGGAAGAACATTGAGACCATTTTTGATCTGGTGGAGATGGAAGATGACGAGAGGCGTGAGCTGTTACAGATGTCTGATTTGCAGCTTCTGGACATTGCAAAGTTCTGCAATCGTTTCCCCAACATCGATTTATCATACGAGGTGATTGATAGTGACAATGTAAGGGCTGGGGAATATGTCACCTTGCAGGTTACCCTCGAGAGGGATCTAGAGGGGAAGACAGAGGTTGGACCGGTTGATGCTCCCAGGTACCCGAAAGCAAAAGATGAAGGGTGGTGGCTGGTTGTCGGTGATACCAATAGTAACCAGCTGCTTGCTATCAAAAGGGTGTCTCTTCAGAGGAAAGCGAAGGTGAAACTTGAATTTGCTGCTCCCACTGAAGCTACAGAGAAGGCATACACTTTGTATTTCATGTGTGATTCTTACCTAGGTTGTGATCAGGAGTATAGCTTCACTGTTGATGTCAAAGAAGCCGCTCGCCCTGGTGAAGACAGTGGCTCAGAGTAG